In the genome of Carassius carassius chromosome 47, fCarCar2.1, whole genome shotgun sequence, one region contains:
- the LOC132130730 gene encoding urokinase plasminogen activator surface receptor-like: MDLQISVLLFVLFTGGHSLDCYDCSNPMSSCDQSKQCTSEFTNCFSATATVNSTTVKFKSCAPSVCPSGSINLGIGRISTLCCNTDLCNKQDAPDPSTNTPNGKKCYYCDGNSCSNTVSCSGTEDRCFNATVPGVQSQGFKGCVSKSLCDATQLVPGVESVSCCEGDLCNGAQSVTQSFLFLCCSLLSFILLH, encoded by the exons ATGGACCTGCAAATCTCAGTTCTTCTGTTCGTCCTATTTACTGGag gaCACTCTCTCGACTGTTATGACTGCTCAAATCCGATGAGTTCCTGTGACCAGAGCAAACAGTGTACCAGTGAATTTACCAACTGCTTCAGTGCAACAGCTACTG TCAACAGTACTACAGTGAAGTTTAAAAGTTGtgctccatctgtctgtccaagTGGATCCATCAACCTCGGCATTGGAAGAATCTCTACTCTGTGCTGTAACACTGATCTCTGTAACAAACAAGATGCTCCAG ATCCCAGCACTAACACTCCCAATGGAAAGAAATGTTACTATTGTGATGGGAATAGCTGCTCAAACACAGTGAGCTGTTCAGGGACTGAAGACCGCTGCTTTAATGCAACAG TGCCTGGAGTCCAGTCACAGGGTTTTAAAGGCTGTGTCTCTAAATCTCTTTGTGATGCCACACAACTGGTTCCTGGTGTAGAAAGTGTCTCGTGTTGTGAGGGGGACCTGTGTAACGGTGCTCAGAGCGTCACTCAGAGCTTCCTGTTCCTCTGCTGTTCTCTGCTCTCCTTCATCCTGCTGCACTGA
- the LOC132130725 gene encoding urokinase plasminogen activator surface receptor-like, whose protein sequence is MDLHVSVFLLFILFTAGHSLNCNQCPGVSNPCEKIPCPDGLSNCFAATAYASALGVSSSLVTVKSCAPAGCPSGSINLGNIKLSSYCCSTDLCNAQDSPDPSTNAPNGKTCYSCDGQSCSNIMTCSGSEDRCFKATTSFGGQSVGVKGCVSKAICDATSLIPNVQGISCCEGILCNSAQSVTQSFLFLCCSLLSFILLH, encoded by the exons ATGGATCTGCACGTCTCAGTTTTTCTCCTGTTCATTCTTTTCACTGCAG GACACTCTCTCAACTGTAATCAGTGCCCAGGTGTGTCGAACCCTTGTGAAAAGATACCGTGTCCTGATGGACTTTCTAACTGCTTCGCTGCAACAGCATATGCAA gtGCTTTAGGTGTCAGTTCCTCTTTAGTGACGGTTAAAAGCTGTGCTCCGGCTGGCTGTCCAAGTGGATCCATCAACCTCGGCAATATAAAACTGTCTTCTTACTGCTGTAGCACAGACCTGTGCAATGCCCAAGATTCACCAG ATCCCAGCACTAACGCTCCAAATGGAAAGACATGTTATTCTTGTGATGGACAGAGCTGCTCAAACATAATGACCTGTTCAGGGAGTGAAGACCGCTGCTTTAAAGCAACAA CAAGTTTCGGAGGCCAGTCAGTGGGTGTGAAAGGCTGTGTCTCAAAAGCCATTTGTGATGCCACATCTTTGATTCCTAATGTTCAGGGCATCTCGTGTTGTGAGGGGATCCTGTGTAACAGTGCTCAGAGTGTCACTCAGAGCTTCCTGTTCCTCTGCTGTTCTCTGCTCTCCTTCATCCTGCTGCACTGA